The DNA region TGAGACAAAATTCTGAGGTCCCCAGACCCTCCTTCTCTTACCTGTGCCTTAAAAATGACCATCAAAATCCCAAACAGAATCAGTTACAAGAGACAGCCATTGCAGAGGCCAGTATGCACCAGGAATGTGAGGAACTTCTATAAATCGACACAATCATTaaattcagtctgtttcatgaCCGGTTAAAAAGTCTGAATTGGAGTTTTAAACTGTTTCATCTTCAATTGAGTTTTAAAGTAACTACTTATACTTTTGAAGCCAACTATAAGGTCCATAAGACCCCATATTACACAGTAAGAAAGCTATTTTGTATTGGAGTTTGAGTATatttaaactaaattaaatgagaaaaaataagcTAAGTTAGAAAAGAAAGATTTCCCAGTTCAGTGCACTCTTATTGTCATTTCCTACTAATCCTCTCATACTCTCAGCTGCCGGTTGaagtctgataaaactgaaacaaccaaactCTTGGGAGAAACTTTTCATTCAGACTAAATGTAGGTTTGACTCTGGTGCCAGACTCTGTTTCAAGCCCTCATGGAGTGCATAATCTTAATTCAGGCTAAGGCCGAAGCAGAGAGGGAGATCAATAAAAGCCCCCTGGAGGACCATAAATAAACAGAGCCCGCAGGTATAAGAGCTGGGCTGGTGGTGGGTTGTGAATGCACATGAAGCTGATGGAGACAGAACAGCAGGGTGAGCAGCGGCAGCAGCGAAGAATGAGCAAGTGAGCTGGATAGCTTATATAGACAGCCCAATTGGTAATGGTGATGCACAAAGAGAGCTGACAGATtagctgattcagagcacagcgTGGCTCCGGCTGTCTGGCTGAAGCTCCGCAGGCTTCACTTTACTTTCAGAAGTTCTCAAAAAGAGCCTCTGTGCATGTTTGAAGAGGCATTTTCAGACAGAAAAAGCATCTAATATGTTTGCTTGTGAAACTTCAGTAAGCaacaaaactttttattttgatccCTTATTATTCTGTAAAAGCAGCcattaacattaaaaagacagaaaagacaaGTGAACGTATTGTGCACTCTTTATTGATTCATTAATTCTACAATCAATGACGCACTTCCCAAAGACACTGGGTGGGATATGTATGTACAGGTCATATCTGATATCCATTGCAGTCAAAGCAAATTAGTTTAAACCCCTCaaaattttcttcttttctatCCACGGCAATCATTATAAGAGATAAAATGGGATCAACCCTTTTATGTTGTATATTTTCTGCTCTCTTTGTCTTCTTGCATCCATTATTTTCCCATCAGTCACCAGTCAGACTTGCCAATAGCAATATTCTTGTGTCTAACACATCTAAACTTGTTAAATCAACAGAAATACCCTGAGACAGATAAACAGACTAGCACTTAATGATAATTTATGATACACACCTGAGCCTGCCCTTCGTTGTACTTTACATGAATTCACTTAGGAAGAGTAAGGCAACAATATCAAAGGAGTAATAATATATAAGTAGGAGGAAAACTCTTATTTTTACACATGTATGCATTCCCAAAGGGACACTGGGTTTTTCTGTTGTGACTCTGCAAGCAAATAATCTCAGCCTGGATTGGGAGGAAGGAGTCCAGTTCTATAGGAGCCACTTTAGGATTTCTTGAAGACCTGATGGGCAACAACTCCACCAGCTCTCAGCTCCTGCAGACAAAAGGAGACAATTTAGTGTGTTATCTAAACAGACACAGAGTCAGGATGTAATTTGACCTACATTAATAACAGACAAGAGGtacaaatgatcacaaattcAACTTTCTTCtcaacaaattaaagaaaaagagatgTTGCCTGACTAACTGCTTGCAAAAAGTCTTAACATCCAAGCTAAAGTGGGAAGGTGCTGAGCCAAAAGAAATAACATAAGGggaacagaaaaacatcttgCACACTGGAGGGCTCCAAAAGTCCAagttatttattgcaccaaagTAGTGACGTTTCAAGCACTGCTGCTTTTCATCACACAGACTAGTTCAGTTCACCCAGCTGTTCACCAGCTAAGCAGACAGTTGTTGTCCTCTTTCCAGCAGCTTCCATCCTCCCCTGAAGACAAACAAGACTGCCATCTCTTTTTTATTGTGGGGTAAAAAGCGCACATTTATACTTATGTTTTTGATCCAGTGAAGGAGTATGATATTATCTTAATGAAAAAGACCAGAAATTATTTGCTATCATGGTTTTATTGCGGAAGTAAGGATGAATGATAATACTGGCTTATGAGTTGATAAGACAAACCCTTCAGCTGTGCTAAGAATGAAAAGTTAGTCAATGCTATAGGACTGGGTATCATTTGGGTTTTTCCTGTGCTAAAATGgtactttttaaaaggtgctGATGTATAAACAGTGCCTAAATCGATACTTTTAATAGAAAAAGATGAGTTTTAAAACTGCagttgaataataataatagaacaTATAAGCAAAGGAAGCATGTGTCATCTCTTCACATAATGTATGTCGTGCCTTTCATTTAGATTTGCAGGGAGGTGAGGTACCGAAATGAAGCACTGAAATCAGTCTTGTAATTTGGTAAGGTAGGTATCGGATATGCTGGTAGCAGATTTCGATACTCATCCCTAGTCATCGCTCAACCAGAAGGTTTGATCCCTAGCTCCTGCACACACATcatgatgtgtccttgggcaaaaCACTTAACCCCAAATTGCTCACACTGCTGTGCCAGCTTCATGTGAGTCTGTATTAGACGTCCCTGAGTAGTTGATACTGATGGCCATTCTACAGAGCAGCCTTAGCCATTAGTGTGTGAATGCGGAGTTAAATGTTGGAACGGGCAAGTGTGACCTATGGTGTAAAAGTAAAAGGCACTTTCCAATAATCTGACACACCAGGAAGACTGTTTGACATTATTGCATAGGATATGTTTTACATCCAACTGGGCAACTGCCAATGATtggtgtttggaaagggcagaacctttgaaaaaaatctcagagggtgactggacaATCAGTCATAGTCATTCAGTCTAAatagtgttaatttcatcgactaaaactatgactaaaaatattcatccacataccttttttccatgagaaagactagacaaAGACAAGCCAAAAATAAGgaatctttgatgacttaaaCGGACAAAAAGTAAGTATAGTTTTTGTCAACATGACTAAAgcgagactaaaatgtaatctagtttttgtcagcaattcaaaatccatgatgtttctccactgtggggaaggatagaaattactaaaatgtaactaaaactaaaagacatgtcatcaaaaggctaagactgagactaaaatgtaaaatagctgtcaaaattaacaaaatcaacaacaaaacatatgacgcATCAGGCATGTGCAGCCCCAGAGAGTAAATTACATAACATGAGAGAAACAGGCAGCAGCTGTTACTGttaactatcagtggagccagtttgTGAACATGACACATGCAGAAACGGATCAGGAGAGGAGCTAAACAACTTTTCCACCTAGCAAACTTTCAGTTACGTTCCTTGCTCTTCTTgttataaagaaatgttttctagTTCTGACAAAATTGCCGCCATCGCTACATCCAGCTCATTACTGgttgccattgtttactggcttgcagtacaacttgCTCCCCTTAAAGGCTGCTGGTTGTTCTATTCATTCTCTGTCCAGGCACAAAGACTAGAGCTGATGACAAACTTGGAATCTGCCCAATCCACTGGCTGAAAGGTTACAGACGCTATACAAGCATTATACATGCTCGAGTCCATTTACCATGAATAAGATGGTTTAAAGGGGtcatttggaagttaaagctcTTATGAAGACACATCGGTTTGTGCTGATTTTGGCACCTCTGCGTAGATAAGGTGTTTAGTtctttatttgcatattttttcctGTGCATGTCTTATTAGTATTTTTAACAGATACATCTTATCCTGCTAAATGTTAACAGTTAAAGTACCATTTGTAAAATCTTTTCTCTAGAAAATGTATAAAAGGGTGGTGCTGGTTATCTGATACCTACCAGCAGCagtaatttcaaacatttaaaagtgacACTTTAATAGGCAATCTCCATACTGATGCTCTAGTATTCCTTTTTGGCTCATAAGGATGCATCAATATTAATTTCAGTGTCTTTCATAAGCAGCTAAAAACTTCTCATGGGAGCTTTAATGACTGAGAAAATGAATGTGCAGCATTTATGATAGAAATGAACACTTTTCCAGAAGCACACCTCATGTCTTTCTAACCTTCATCTGCCACTAGAGGTTGCTGTTACTCTACATTTAAACCCTCTCCCTGCTCTACAAGGCTACTGTTAATGACTAATTTCACGGCCCCTGATCAAAAACATCTGCCAGCATCATTTTAGTGAAATAATTTGGCAGATTATTTGAGCTCTGCTTTTATAGCAGTAATCACAATGTGGGAAATCTGATAATGCTGAGCTAATGAAAATGGTAATGCAGTAGTCATTACTTTAAAGTCCTTTCAGAGGCTTTACTTTCATTACAGGCCACACTGTGAATTTCAAAGGGGagatgtttaaaagaaaaaagctaaTGAAGTCCTTGTAACAGAAAGTTTATTGAAATAGTCAAGATGGCCAAGTTGGATGCTTGTATGCACCTGTCAGCAGAAGTCTAATGATTATGAGATGAAATGGAAGCAGATCTGGATGTTTTTAACTCTCAAAAATAAGGCAATTGTTGTGTGGAATTCTGCGTTTGTAACCAGGTAAAATGTAGAAGATTTGAAATCTATTTCCCTATTAGAGGTAGTGTTTGGTGCAGAAGTAATGACTTCTTTAGTAGTGCATGAGTCACATCCTCAAACTTGTAACTTTCATAAATCGTTTCCCTGTGTGCATGCACTGCACACTGCTACTACTGCTACACCATGAGGGCCAATTTACGAGTCcgtcacacataaaaatatatgcGCGGCACATATGGTGCTGAGAGGCGTTCTGGATTTGGATTAAAGTGTCCAAATTGCATCCATTAATATTCATGTCAGGAGCTTGATGTTTTCTCACCAGATGTAGCTCATCTCCGTCCACCCAGTGGGTCCAGCCTCTGCCTTCAATCTCTCCCTTCTGCACACACACCAGCTTGTCTCCCTCCCAGGTGATCGTGGTCTGCAGGAGGACAATGTCAGTGAGGAAATCTCAGAATAATAGGGGATAGAGCAGCAAAGACTTCATCTCAGCTAAACAGTACAGTATGGGAGGCTTTTAtctactttaaaatgaaaagactTTAACTTGCATGAAGGTTTAAAGATCCTAGCTGGCTCCGGCCCTCTTAAGGTTTAGACACAGCACATGAAAAAGGTCATAAATCTCCTCAGATCATCATAAATTCTATTTAGTATCCTTTGGATTGAATAAAAGTGGGAGAGTGTGTTCTTTACTGCAGAATCTGGCATAGGTCCTCATTTTACTGAGATGTCAAAAAGTGAAAACTTCTCAAAATATTTAGCAAAAAGGCCGTATTCATCCACACCATAAGCTTGTTAAATTCTGCAGAAAAGTCATTTTATACAAGCAGAGGTTTTCCCACAAATGGTCCTCGATGAAGTGATGCAGTTCTAACTTTCTACTTTAAATTTggggtttgaaaaaaaatgttcctaGTTGctcttaaaaatcaaatgtaagACTTTTCAGACCTTTTTAAAACCTGAACCGAGAAAAAGTAATACCTCTTTTTGTGCAGTAAATGATCAGAAATCAATGGCATAGGAGGCTGCAGACCAGAGCTGAATTCTATGATTCAGTGCACagtatgaaatgtcaaatggcaTAGGGCAAaccattttttggccaaaactgcacaaatttgatcatttctgtcacatttaatgTCCTTATTCTACCAATATGCCCTATACATATGTATATTTATCAACCTGATATTTGACAATTCAACTATTATTCTTGATTTTCCCATGGAATTAATAAAGTAAATGTCTATCTTTTTCCTGGAAAACCTGTTCAAATAAGAGCGGGCTGCATGGATTTTTAAGGAGGCAACCCAGTGGCCCAGATGCTTGAGAATTGGGCTAATGTTTTACAACAGTGCAGAGTGTATTTAATCATAGTGACTCTGATACAATCATCAATCAATACTAAATTCTTTTAATGAGAGTATGCAGCAATTTGTGAGGGACATTGTTTAAAATTGTGTAAGGTTGGCTAGAAAATGAAGGTTGGATAAAAACATTACTtgcaaaatcagattttttaaagcattaaaaactcaaatgtgcaatttaaggccaattaagacttttcaaggatctgaaGGAACACTGTTAAAAGCTTTTTAGAAAGTTTTAAACAGCAGTGTATCTCAAATACCCACCATGCACTTCCTGTCATCCACTCCAGACAGATCCTCCTCAAACTCTTTGCCCACATAAAAGTCCATGTTGTAGTTTTTGAAGGTACTGAGGGTTTTGATGATGATGTGGTCCCCTTCGTGGATGATGTCCTTGTCCGGCTTCAGCAAGTTGGCGATTTTCCTAATGGCTACGTTTACATCTGCAACAGGTTGCCAAAAGAAgatgtcaaattaaaacaaaaaggtcCATTATTCAGAaggtgtttttgctgctttttaatctAGTTTATTTGATTAACAATGCTTAATTCAGTTATTACAGTGTAGTAAACTGTAGAGATAAAGTATTGGAACAAATGTGCAGTACCCCTCTAACTGTTCTGAAAGCAAAAAACTATCTGCAAATTTTCTCTACAAGAATCAACAGAAAATGCTTTTTATGAGTGGTCAAAAACGAATCAGGTTTTGATGTTTAACCTCCACTACCCCCTTCCACCAACTCACCAAGAGCCTTCATGTACTCCTCGAAGTTGTCATTGGAAATCATTTTCCAATATCCGTTCAGATCGACAGGCATATTTTCCGTTTTCCTACTGCCTTTCTCCACTTTCCTGAGGAGGTCTGCTGTGGACGGCTACTGGTGACCCGAGTGCAGAACTGGCTTCCAAAGCCTCAATTTGAATGAAACCAGCTTTAATCCGATTTACTGCTGGGTCTCATTCTTTTTAGAGGGGAACGCCACTCGCACCTCCCACTTCCCTCCCACTGGTTGACACCACGTAACCCACTCAATCCCCTCCACACAATGTATGTTGGGAACATGCGGCATGCACACATAACGTGGAAAACACTTGAGTGGTTGTGTGTCTAACTGTGTGTGGGATTAGGGTGAACACACTTCCATTATGAATTAACGGAGCCGAACCTACACGGAGCTCCACGTGTGACATGTTCATCTAGGCCCTGTTGTGTAAAAAGAGCCTGTTTTAATCATGGTAAAACCAGGGTAAGAGTAACGATTCAGGGCCCTCTATTAAACTATCAACCAGCCTTTGAATAAAAGAGAACAAAAGCAGAATCACCTGAGCCTGAAATGATCCAACTGCAACAATTAAATAAAGCATAAAGGCcctgtcacatcttttgttTTGCAGAGAGAACTCAATTAATTTGATAATCTCTCTTTTTGGGCCGGCTGCAGCCAGCACACCGTCTCAATCCTTCTACAGATtgaacacaaagacacacatatATGCAAAGCATCTATCAAAGGATGCCAGTTAGTATCACTCACAGACGCTTCCAGCCACTGGCCTCAGTGAGAAAACACTTCCTGTAGCCGAGCAACTGTCAGGATTACTTTAAATCCTTTGGTGGAAATGTGCAGACGCTGTGTGTGGGTGATAATGGTGAAACTGAAAAGATTTAGCTGTCAGGAGGCTGCAGagtataaacacaaacaaagaatttaaaaacaggaattagTTTTCTAcaattaaaaatgcaaacagtGGGCATTTTTGTAGATCAAAATGGAATCAGtgcaaataaacaaagaaacactgGGATATTTAATATACATTAAGAGCTCATTAACACTTACagcaaacaaaagaacttaaaAGGTCACCGTCAAAATTAATGACTTTTTGCAGCTTCAAGGGGGAAAAACACCAATCAGACATAAACACCGTAAATATActggattttatttcaaatgatcACTCTGCATTGATGTGTaatgtgtaaaaataatgaGTATGACTTCTGCAAAAATTTTCTTTCACATGCTGGCAAAAAGATGAGGCTCAGGATGTGCACTCTTGATGTGTATAATTTCAAATGATGACTGCACAGTGTAGATGTTTCTACATGaaaacaggtggaaaaacattttggcaaatcaCTGTGTCTTTGTAGATGTTTGCAgcttgtgcatttttttaatcactttgcaGTCTGAACTTAACAGAGCTTCAAGTCCCAGAAGAGAGGCACTGATCTGTGGGTAATTTCACACTTTCAGGCTTCTCTTGATCAGTCTTCCATGTATCAGTCATCCAAACTCTTCACTggcttttttgcctgtttggTGAGCGGCCTCAGCACCGTGCCCTCGTTCTTCCTCTCGCTGTCCTCTGTGTAGAGATCGTGTTGGTGAATATATTCAATTACAGAGTCCGGGATCAGATACTTCACGCTCTGACCGCGTCTCAAAGCACGCCGCACCTCAGTGGCGCTTGTTTCGTTCCTCACCCACTCCCTCACCAGGAAGATGTTTTGACCGTGCCGGGAAAGCGTGTCCGACTCGTGCACGGCTTGCTCAGGCTGAAGACCCCCTCGACTGACGCAGACGAGACCGAAACGTCCAGCTACTTCCTCCACATGCTCGTCCTGCCAAAGGCCAGGAACCTTAAAGGTGTCGAGGAAATCAGCTCCGCAGAGGAGTTTCAGCTGGGGGCTGACGTCTgagggaagaagaagaggaaaaggaaGGATGTGTACTACTTTACTGGGATTTCTTTAAATTTGTCACCACTGAAAGGATACCACACAGTGAAATAAGTAAGAAGC from Cheilinus undulatus linkage group 13, ASM1832078v1, whole genome shotgun sequence includes:
- the rbp1.1 gene encoding retinol-binding protein 1.1, producing the protein MPVDLNGYWKMISNDNFEEYMKALDVNVAIRKIANLLKPDKDIIHEGDHIIIKTLSTFKNYNMDFYVGKEFEEDLSGVDDRKCMTTITWEGDKLVCVQKGEIEGRGWTHWVDGDELHLELRAGGVVAHQVFKKS
- the nmnat3 gene encoding nicotinamide/nicotinic acid mononucleotide adenylyltransferase 3, whose amino-acid sequence is MASCRVPLVLLACGSFNPITNQHMRLFELARDHMHSTGRYQVVGGIVSPVSDGYGKQGLVLAKHRIAMAKLALQSSNWVTVDEWESQQLDWTETVVTMRYHYGRVLKEYECNKEQDSFNRNPTSLSNVSPQLKLLCGADFLDTFKVPGLWQDEHVEEVAGRFGLVCVSRGGLQPEQAVHESDTLSRHGQNIFLVREWVRNETSATEVRRALRRGQSVKYLIPDSVIEYIHQHDLYTEDSERKNEGTVLRPLTKQAKKPVKSLDD